A portion of the Ricinus communis isolate WT05 ecotype wild-type chromosome 10, ASM1957865v1, whole genome shotgun sequence genome contains these proteins:
- the LOC8279023 gene encoding F-box protein CPR1, which translates to MSKIPDDIVSDVLLLLPVKALLRFRCLSKPLCSLIDSPDFIDHHLSHSLKTRSNLFLILRDWNLYTLDFDSLSSVSPAAADVLIHPLQKGGGTEAVGSCNGLLALRNSERDLALYNPATRKYKRVPVSEIEPPDRNSKTGYVFYGFGFDSVSEDYRLVRMATFVGEDDRCESFDYEYQVQVYSLKNDSWKRIKGLPYYLRFLYKPFFQVLHRRGYGVFACNALHWVMPHWPELGVNNSIIAFDIVNETFQQVPQPNWSDNQLNFQVDAGVLEGRLCAMCNCGHECIDLWVMEEYGVKESWIKLFSFRLSKSMSNLMFLRPLCYSKDRENMLLEVNDHKLVWYDWNKTSVRTVKVKGGPRSFGAAMCVGSLVPLDDGGENEQKLKKEKRKTNTKMRDDFLSVGFKLKL; encoded by the exons atgtcaaaaatcCCTGACGATATTGTCTCCGACGTTCTTCTCCTCCTTCCTGTCAAAGCTCTTCTCCGTTTCCGTTGCCTCTCCAAACCCCTTTGCTCCTTAATCGACAGTCCTGATTTCATCGACCACCACCTCTCTCATTCCTTAAAAACCAGATCCAATCTCTTCCTAATTCTCCGCGACTGGAATCTCTACACCCTTGATTTCGATTCCCTCTCTTCCGTTTCCCCCGCCGCGGCAGATGTCCTCATCCATCCTTTACAGAAAGGTGGCGGCACAGAAGCTGTGGGTTCGTGTAATGGGTTGTTAGCATTGCGAAACTCGGAGCGAGATCTCGCATTGTATAACCCAGCAACCAGAAAATACAAAAGAGTGCCAGTTTCTGAGATTGAACCTCCAGATAGGAATTCGAAAACTGGGTATGTGTTTTACGGGTTTGGTTTTGATTCTGTTAGTGAGGATTATAGACTTGTTAGAATGGCTACTTTTGTTGGGGAAGATGATAGGTGTGAGTCTTTTGATTATGAATATCAAGTTCAAGTTTATAGCTTGAAAAATGACTCTTGGAAGAGAATCAAGGGTTTGCCTTATTACCTTCGGTTTTTATATAAGCCTTTTTTTCAGGTTTTACACAGGAGAGGATATGGTGTTTTTGCTTGTAATGCTTTGCATTGGGTTATGCCTCATTGGCCTGAACTGGGTGTCAATAATTCCATTATTGCTTTTGATATTGTGAACGAGACGTTTCAACAAGTGCCTCAGCCGAATTGGTCCGATAATCAGTTGAATTTTCAAGTTGATGCTGGAGTGTTGGAAGGGAGGTTATGTGCGATGTGTAATTGTGGACatgaatgtattgatttgtGGGTGATGGAGGAGTATGGTGTGAAGGAGTCTTGGATTAAGTTGTTTTCGTTTCGGCTGTCCAAATCAATGAGTAATTTAATGTTTTTAAGACCTTTGTGTTACTCGAAAGATAGGGAGAATATGCTATTAGAAGTGAATGATCATAAGCTTGTTTGGTATGATTGGAATAAGACGAGTGTTAGGACTGTGAAAGTGAAGGGTGGTCCGAGGTCTTTTGGTGCAGCAATGTGCGTGGGAAGCCTTGTTCCTCTTGATGATGGTGGTGAAAATGAACAGAAGCTTAAAAAGGAGAAGAGAAAGACAAATACAAAAATGAG ggatgatttcctatcagtAGGATTCAAACTGAAGTTATAA